In the Drosophila biarmipes strain raj3 chromosome X, RU_DBia_V1.1, whole genome shotgun sequence genome, one interval contains:
- the LOC108027557 gene encoding serine-rich adhesin for platelets isoform X3 — protein sequence MLPFRRGAAWQTLFLLCALAYCINEASSEGRVVCYYTNWSVYRPGTAKFNPQNINPYLCTHLVYAFGGFTKDNQMKPFDKYQDIEQGGYAKFTGLKTYNKQLKTMIAIGGWNEASSRFSPLVASSERRQQFIKNILKFLRQNHFDGIDLDWEYPAHREGGKSRDRDNYAQFVQELRAEFEREAEKTGRTRLLLTMAVPAGIEYIDKGYDVPKLNKYLDWFNVLTYDFHSSHEPSVNHHAPLYSLEEDSEYNYDAELNIDYSIKYYLKAGADRDKLVLGIPTYGRSYTLINEESTELGAPSEGPGEQGDATREKGYLAYYEICQTLKDDPEWTVVQPNANVMGPYAYRRNQWVGYDDEAIVRKKAEYVVAQGLGGIMFWAIDNDDFRGTCNGKPYPLIEAAKEAMVEALGLGINEVAKPSGPQKPSRSRSRDNASTRNRLNGKTEAPASSRRPSATRRPAVSSTTQVPPPSTTFKLTEAEGSSLYIGGRASTTPPPPTTPDPGSDFKCEEEGFFQHPRDCKKYYWCLDSGPSGLGIVAHMFTCPSGLYFNPAADSCDFARNVPCKTKKSTTVAPVTSTAPTTTTVRSNRVTAAPTARPVYPRTTTSTTTSTTTTTTTTPATVDEDLEYEEDTDELSPSKSTDAEEDPQVIKELIDLIRKVGGVEQLEKHLLRNKDGSITLKENSASGAATTPSTISKSLYDRVLSRPGTLSSFTRNRFKISEATETSTEATASSSGSSSGSSSGTANSYSKYSSVLRGNSRQGPQNEGIEKLAEFDGFLKERKQYVTINRHRSASQGDEEEHADQQEEEENLAVVETTTRRPLSSVTPSYTSLRRTRPPTVAPPEEESHEEAAEQQTQTQVKSYATLSRTRGRTTAPPEVTEPAPSSTTNRYKYFERTRPTKSATAEDAEDPTEDEEDEYEDEQKDIVTNRYQLSRTRGSTTNTTPTSTTTQQPPTTTTARRLAFGGRQRAQVTKLALVDEQTEETETKGDAHKDEEEKEEEEDSNATTTTTTTTSRPTPKRIRVLKFRRPLNSNSNSSTVDSSTNSATETNPDTTTATPTTLGQSTTSNNNNTTSTTGNKRFRKIVRKLRPVDSSTASSVDNSEETTRKPFVPSHTRFADQENDLVNLRQRIKEQQARGEPQDGVISNRFKTLGQKDDQDVSDLQKLRDKVKAEQARGEGEQGVINDRLKKLLAEKGTTSTTSARQREEASTDDESSAVSSARPFFKRKLVARRPYTPPSASGGGTTKAPLAFSTTRPTAKFVRKKNGRFDPFNSSVRNRGEGFVRSDPRGSRLPGADRFKSQGNNEDDEEIEERHERPLQNQFGSTLRRPFVPKTRPFLDKTKPQQEDEAEDSEEEDEEEDSEEEGDEEEDEDEEEERKAAGEEEKPHEDNGQDKPKFNSPYKPKDNRVLPGSRPTFGATGSGSPPTASGNVPFNPRSRPSSSANANSTPANRFGTTKRPRVVNRPPGVASPNLTLKPVASDYERTTPLTPLKPAPFIPSNNRSYERKYTGPSTEATETASENSLIEELNIDALNARNKKIFDKHSKKHPALKPKVVKIESESETETGAEVETGTEVAVEEETTEEQQQLEQGFVTTTPSTPPSPPPPAPPSTQSDTATTTDTPPETETETDIETVTETETATNANEATSINSQDRSLSSSTQAPPPATTLLHVFTLLEGDSPEEEPTTRRPIQARLHPTIQTEVVPKHKLIEINRIVEINSKQAKAAQRKSKANQDFGTLRVESLPHVEQLGEISVVKYVHLVDGSDIQINDGHSTVADYTPTEPTFSAAQSPVSAPVRNSLPETEGGTDTDRNGKSLVPEVLAGALETSTISLEGLFDSARKGKQLSSNSIIAEAETEESTTVSSSSASATEPGETTTPAPTYVRPIVPLLRPESNESSPLVISIANLDQVILSKVQKSLAEGSHTTVSPEAASDSNSAFSVRQPLVVQAPIGSGAPETNTLTLNTQDQAGNGAISESVESVIQTTTTRPVDDQVAEETTILSIDTATEPQISTQPTLAESEANSGTLTAMPIGAVIMGQLGLNTQVTTTTSDNDNQQSNTQTTSTISSGTTTPADNNLQDNTQSTSTTTSETSSGAISSEAIGGNNHHLSTQTTTTIGETIDGHHLLNTQTTVTKNSPENTPASTIGTSGGAVGGNSNLSTQTTTISSSANSTTSLGSKVSEAVSFSSETHVVHRKKMGRKGRGRRLRNKSTSTTTTTTETPTTVEASLDDTTTVVPE from the exons ATGCTTCCG TTCCGGCGTGGAGCGGCCTGGCAAACGCTCTTCCTGCTCTGCGCTCTCGCCTATTGCATAAACG AAGCCAGCAGCGAGGGGCGCGTGGTCTGCTACTACACAAACTGGAGTGTCTATCGGCCGGGCACCGCCAAGTTCAATCCGCAGAACATCAATCCGTACCTGTGCACCCACTTGGTGTACGCCTTCGGGGGCTTCACCAAGGACAACCAGATGAAGCCCTTCGACAAGTACCAGGACATTGAGCAGG GTGGCTATGCCAAGTTCACTGGACTCAAAACGTACAACAAGCAGCTGAAGACCATGATTGCCATCGGCGGCTGGAACGAGGCCAGTTCCAGATTTTCGCCACTGGTGGCCAGCAGCGAGCGGCGCCAGCAGTTCATCAAGAACATCCTGAAGTTCCTGCGACAGAACCACTTCGATGGCATCGACCTGGACTGGGAGTACCCGGCGCATCGCGAGGGCGGCAAGTCCCGCGATCGGGACAACTACGCCCAGTTTGTCCAGGAGCTGAGGGCCGAGTTCGAGAGGGAGGCGGAGAAGACCGGACGCACCCGACTCCTCCTCACCATGGCCGTGCCCGCTGGCATCGAGTACATCGACAAGGGCTACGATGTGCCCAAGCTGAACAAGTATCTGGATTGGTTCAACGTGCTGACCTACGATTTCCACTCATCCCACGAGCCATCGGTCAACCACCATGCTCCGCTCTACTCGCTGGAGGAGGACTCCGAGTACAACTACGATGCCGAGTTAAATATT GACTACTCCATCAAATACTACCTGAAAGCGGGTGCAGATCGGGACAAGCTGGTTCTGGGCATACCCACCTACGGTCGGTCCTACACCTTGATCAACGAGGAGAGCACCGAGCTGGGAGCACCTTCGGAGGGTCCGGGAGAGCAGGGTGATGCCACTCGCGAGAAGGGATACCTGGCCTACTATGAG ATCTGTCAGACCCTGAAGGACGATCCCGAGTGGACTGTGGTGCAGCCGAATGCCAATGTGATGGGTCCCTATGCCTACAGGCGCAACCAGTGGGTGGGCTACGACGACGAGGCCATCGTGCGCAAGAAGGCAGAGTATGTGGTGGCCCAGGGACTGGGTGGCATCATGTTCTGGGCCATCGACAACGACGACTTCCGCGGCACCTGCAACGGAAAGCCATATCCCCTCATCGAGGCTGCTAAAGAGGCCATGGTGGAGGCGCTGGG TCTGGGCATCAACGAGGTGGCCAAGCCAAGTGGTCCGCAGAAACCCTCAAGATCTCGCAGTCGCGATAATGCCAGCACCAGGAACCGTCTAAATGGCAAGACCGAAGCTCCAGCCAGCTCCAGGCGGCCCAGTGCCACCAGGAGGCCAGCCGTGAGCTCTACTACCCAAGTACCACCGCCGAGCACCACCTTCAAGCTGACAGAAGCCGAGGGATCCTCCCTTTACATTGGAGGCAGGGCGTCCACCACGCCACCACCTCCAACGACTCCGGATCCGGGCTCGGACTTCAAGTGCGAGGAGGAGGGCTTTTTCCAGCATCCCAGGGATTGTAAGAAGTACTACTGGTGTCTGGATAGCGGACCATCGGGTCTGGGAATCGTGGCTCACATGTTCACTTGTCCATCGGGTCTCTACTTCAATCCGGCCGCCGATTCGTGCGACTTTGCCCGCAATGTGCCCTGCAAGACCAAGAA ATCCACCACAGTGGCACCAGTGACCTCCACAGCCCCGACCACCACCACAGTGCGTTCGAATCGAGTAACAGCTGCTCCCACGGCTCGTCCTGTGTATCCACgaaccaccaccagcaccaccacaaGCACCACGACCACCACCACGACAACGCCAGCCACTGTTGATGAAGACCTCGAGTACGAAGAGGACACCGATGAGCTGTCGCCCAGCAAGTCCACCGATGCTGAGGAAGATCCACAGGTGATCAAGGAGTTGATCGACCTAATTCGCAAAGTGGGTGGTGTCGAGCAGCTGGAGAAGCATCTGTTGCGCAACAAGGATGGATCGATTACCCTAAAGGAGAACTCAGCCAGTGGTGCAGCCACCACACCCTCGACCATTAGCAAATCCCTGTACGACCGTGTGCTGAGTCGACCTGGAACTTTGAGTTCCTTCACACGCAATCGTTTTAAGATTAGTGAAGCCACGGAGACGAGCACGGAGGCCACTGCCTCGAGCAGTGGTTCTTCGAGTGGTTCATCAAGTGGCACCGCTAATAGCTATTCCAAATACTCCTCAGTTCTGAGGGGCAACAGCCGCCAGGGACCACAAAACGAGGGCATTGAGAAGTTGGCCGAATTCGATGGTTTCTTGAAGGAACGCAAACAGTATGTGACCATTAATCGTCATCGGTCTGCGAGTCAGGGTGATGAGGAGGAGCATGCAGATcagcaggaggaggaagagAATCTGGCCGTGGTCGAGACAACCACCCGTCGTCCATTGAGCTCAGTAACGCCTTCGTACACAAGTCTCCGACGCACAAGACCCCCCACTGTGGCTCCTCCAGAAGAAGAATCCCACGAGGAAGCGGCGGAACAACAAACCCAGACTCAGGTCAAATCCTATGCCACCTTAAGTCGCACGCGAGGACGCACCACCGCACCACCAGAGGTCACGGAACCGGCACCTAGTTCGACAACCAATCG TTACAAGTACTTTGAGCGTACGCGACCCACCAAGAGTGCCACTGCCGAGGATGCCGAAGATCCCACAGAGGACGAAGAAGATGAGTACGAGGACGAGCAAAAGGATATTGTTACG AATCGTTATCAATTGAGCCGCACCAGAGGCAGCACCACCAACACCACCCCAACAAGCACAACAACACAACAACCCCCAACAACAACCACCGCCAGAAGACTGGCCTTTGGGGGCCGTCAGCGTGCCCAGGTAACTAAACTAGCCCTAGTCGATGAGCAGACTGAAGAGACCGAGACTAAGGGGGATGCCCACAAAGATGAAGAAGAGAAGGAGGAGGAAGAAGACTCCAACGCAACCACAACgacaaccaccaccaccagcagacCAACACCGAAGCGCATACGTGTGCTGAAGTTCCGCAGACCCTTGAATAGCAATAGCAATAGTTCCACTGTAGACAGCTCCACTAATAGCGCCACTGAAACTAACCCAGACACCACCACAGCCACACCAACAACATTAGGCCAAAGcaccaccagcaacaacaacaacaccacaaGCACCACAGGCAACAAGCGTTTCCGCAAGATTGTGCGCAAGTTGAGGCCCGTGGACTCAAGTACCGCGTCTAGTGTGGATAATTCCGAAGAAACCACCCGTAAACCTTTCGTCCCCAGCCACACCAGATTCGCTGATCAGGAAAATGATCTAGTGAATCTTCGCCAGCGGATCAAGGAGCAGCAAGCACGAGGTGAGCCCCAGGATGGAGTGATCAGCAATCGATTCAAGACCCTGGGTCAAAAGGACGATCAGGATGTCTCGGATTTGCAGAAGCTGAGGGACAAAGTGAAGGCCGAGCAGGCAAGGGGAGAGGGAGAACAGGGAGTGATTAACGATCGTCTGAAGAAGCTGCTGGCCGAGAAaggcaccaccagcaccactaGCGCTCGCCAACGAGAGGAAGCTTCGACAGATGATGAGTCTTCAGCGGTTTCCTCGGCCAGACCGTTCTTTAAACGCAAACTGGTCGCCCGCAGACCCTATACACCACCCTCGGCCAGCGGCGGTGGCACCACCAAGGCCCCTCTGGCGTTCAGCACCACCCGGCCCACGGCGAAATTTGTGCGCAAGAAGAACGGTCGATTCGATCCCTTCAACTCGAGTGTCCGCAATCGCGGCGAGGGCTTTGTAAGAAGTGATCCCCGAGGCTCAAGACTGCCGGGAGCCGATCGCTTCAAGTCCCAGGGAAACAATGAGGACGATGAGGAGATTGAAGAACGCCATGAACGACCACTGCAGAATCAGTTTGGATCCACATTGCGCAGACCTTTCGTGCCAAAGACGCGACCATTTTTAGATAAAACCAAGCCGCAGCAGGAAGATGAGGCAGAAGACAGCGAAGAGGAGGACGAAGAGGAGGATTCTGAGGAGGAAGGAGATGAAGAGGAGGATGAAGATGAAGAGGAGGAGAGGAAGGCCGCGGGTGAGGAGGAGAAGCCACATGAGGATAATGGTCAAGACAAGCCCAAGTTCAATTCCCCGTACAAGCCCAAGGATAACCGAGTGTTGCCGGGCAGTCGTCCCACATTTGGAGCCACCGGGAGTGGGTCACCACCCACGGCATCTGGAAACGTACCCTTCAATCCACGCAGCCGTCCATCCAGCTCGGCCAATGCGAACAGCACACCGGCCAACCGTTTTGGCACCACAAAGCGACCCCGAGTCGTCAACCGACCACCGGGTGTGGCCTCCCCGAACTTGACCTTGAAACCGGTGGCCAGCGACTATGAGCGCACCACACCACTGACACCACTGAAACCGGCGCCATTCATACCCAGCAACAACAGGAGTTACGAGCGGAAGTACACGGGTCCATCCACAGAGGCCACGGAGACGGCCAGCGAAAATTCGCTAATCGAAGAACTGAACATCGATGCACTGAATGCGAGGAACAAGAAGATCTTTGACAAGCACAGCAAGAAGCATCCGGCCCTGAAGCCCAAGGTGGTCAAGATAGAATCCGAATCGGAAACGGAGACGGGGGCGGAGGTGGAAACCGGAACGGAGGTGGCGGTGGAAGAGGAAACCaccgaggagcagcagcagctggagcaggGCTTTGTGACCACCACACCCAGTacaccaccatcaccaccaccaccagcaccacccagCACACAGTCAGACACAGCCACCACCACAGACACGCCACCagaaactgaaaccgaaactgaTATAGAAACTgtaaccgaaaccgaaacagcGACCAATGCTAATGAAGCCACTTCCATCAATTCACAGGATCGATCCCTCTCGAGCAGCACTCAAGCACCACCGCCGGCCACCACCTTGCTGCACGTGTTCACCCTGCTCGAGGGCGATAGCCCCGAAGAGGAGCCGACGACCAGAAGGCCGATCCAGGCCCGTCTCCATCCCACCATACAGACGGAGGTGGTGCCCAAGCACAAGCTGATTGAGATCAATCGCATTGTCGAGATCAATTCTAAGCAGGCCAAGGCTGCCCAGAGGAAATCGAAGGCCAACCAGGACTTTGGCACACTGCGCGTGGAGTCCCTGCCCCACGTGGAGCAGCTGGGCGAGATCAGTGTGGTCAAGTATGTCCATCTGGTGGATGGCAGTGACATTCAGATAAACGATGGGCACAGCACAGTGGCAGACTATACGCCCACCGAGCCCACCTTTTCGGCGGCTCAGAGTCCTGTCTCCGCTCCGGTGAGGAATTCTCTCCCGGAAACCGAAGGAGGCACCGACACCGATCGTAATGGCAAGTCTTTAGTCCCCGAAGTCCTAGCCGGCGCCTTGGAGACCTCGACCATCTCGCTGGAGGGACTCTTCGATTCGGCCCGCAAGGGCAAGCAACTGAGCAGCAATAGCATTATCGCCGAAGCGGAGACGGAGGAGAGCACCACCGTTAGCAGTAGCAGCGCCTCGGCCACCGAACCCGGAGAGACCACCACACCGGCACCCACTTACGTAAGACCCATTGTACCCCTCCTCCGACCCGAGTCCAATGAGTCCTCGCCCCTGGTCATTTCGATAGCCAATCTCGATCAGGTGATACTCAGCAAGGTGCAAAAGTCGCTGGCCGAGGGCAGCCACACCACAGTGTCGCCCGAAGCTGCCAGCGACTCGAACTCGGCCTTCTCCGTGCGCCAGCCGCTGGTGGTGCAGGCTCCCATCGGCAGTGGTGCTCCAGAAACCAACACACTAACACTTAACACCCAAGATCAAGCCGGCAATGGTGCTATTAGTGAGAGCGTTGAATCAGTTATACAAACAACAACCACTAGGCCAGTAGACGATCAGGTGGCTGAAGAAACCACAATCCTTAGCATTGACACAGCCACAGAGCCACAGATTAGTACACAGCCAACGCTTGCCGAATCAGAAGCCAACAGTGGAACATTAACGGCCATGCCAATTGGTGCTGTTATTATGGGTCAGCTCGGTCTAAACACACAAGTAACAACAACCACTTCAGACAATGACAACCAACAAAGTAATACTCAAACAACAAGCACAATTAGCAGTGGTACAACAACCCCCGCTGACAACAACCTCCAAGATAACACTCAATCAACAAGCACAACAACCAGTGAGACTAGCAGCGGCGCTATTAGTTCCGAAGCTATTGGTGGCAACAACCACCACCTAAGCACGcaaacaacaaccacaattGGTGAGACTATTGATGGCCACCACCTCCTGAATACACAGACAACAGTCACCAAAAACAGTCCAGAAAACACGCCAGCAAGCACAATTGGCACAAGTGGTGGGGCTGTTGGTGGCAACAGCAACCTGAGCACACAGACAACAACCATCAGTAGTAGCGCCAATAGCACCACAAGTTTGGGCAGCAAAGTTAGCGAGGCAGTTAGCTTTAGTTCCGAGACGCATGTGGTGCATCGCAAGAAGATGGGGCGCAAGGGGCGTGGCCGTCGCCTGCGCAACAAATCGACgtcgacaacaacaacaaccactgaGACGCCGACCACGGTGGAGGCGTCACTTGACGACACCACCACAGTGGTGCCGGAATAG